Genomic DNA from Chloroflexota bacterium:
GCGCATTAATAATCTACACTTCCAATCTAACATGTGGGTATAAAGACAGGTATAAAAAAAATAAAGATTTCGTAAAGGTTCTATTAAGGTTTCGTAAAGAACGGCAGACTTAACCGTTAGTAGCGCAGTTTTCTGGAAAGGCTTCGGATTTTACGGTCAGAGGTCAGGCGGGACTGACAAACTTGTAGCCCATGCCATGCTCGGTGACGATGATGCTGGGTGACTCAACGTTATCCCCGAGCTTTTGCCGCAGGTGCTGGATATGGACACGGAGCAGGTCTCTGGCGTCACGGTATGCTTCACCGCAGGCTTGGATGAGCAGGTTTTCATGGGAAAGCAAACGCCCTTCATTCTTGATGAGATGATAGAGCAGTTTGTATTCGGTTGACGTAAGCTTCACCGGCTTGTCGTCAACCATGACCTCATTGCGGGCAAAGTCAACGTGCAATTTCCCGCTGGTATAGGGCTGTTCTTCAGCAGGAGTTGGCGCGCCTCGGGAACGGCGCATCACCGCCTGCACCCGGGCCAGCAGTTCAATATGACTGAAGGGCTTGGTAACATAATCATCGGCACCCAGTTCAAGCCCCTTGGCGATGTCTGTATCTTCGCTCTTCACGGTCAGCATTATAACCGGCACATGAGAGAAGCGCCGTATCTCGCGTAGCACCTCGAAACCGTCCATATCAGGCAGTCCGATATCAAGTATGACCAGGTCGGGGTTTTCTTTTTCGATAAGCTCCAGCCCCTTATTGCCATCACTGGCCGGAAAAACCGCCGTGCTCCCCCAACGCAGATGAAAACACAGTGTGACTACTTCT
This window encodes:
- a CDS encoding response regulator transcription factor, giving the protein MKVVVVDDSPEIIEVVTLCFHLRWGSTAVFPASDGNKGLELIEKENPDLVILDIGLPDMDGFEVLREIRRFSHVPVIMLTVKSEDTDIAKGLELGADDYVTKPFSHIELLARVQAVMRRSRGAPTPAEEQPYTSGKLHVDFARNEVMVDDKPVKLTSTEYKLLYHLIKNEGRLLSHENLLIQACGEAYRDARDLLRVHIQHLRQKLGDNVESPSIIVTEHGMGYKFVSPA